DNA from Globicephala melas chromosome 5, mGloMel1.2, whole genome shotgun sequence:
TGCGCGCCACCGACCGTGACCTGGGGCCCAATGGCCACGTGCGCTACAGAATCCGCTCTCGGCAGGCGCCCGGGACGGGTGGCAGTGGCGGGACACTGGGCGACGCGGCCTATTTCGCGGTGGAGGAGATGAGCGGGGTGGTGCGGGTGCAGAGGCCGCTGGACTGCGAGGCTCAAGCCTGGCACCAGCTGGTGGTGGAGGCCCGCGACGGAGGTGCCGAGCCCGAGGTTGCCACCGTGCGCGTGTCCATCGCGGTGCTGGACGTGAATGACAACTGGCCCGCCATTCATCTACTCTTCCTTACCGAAGGAGGCGCCGCGCGCGTCTCTGAGGGCGCTCGAGTCGGCGACTATGTGGCTCGGGTCTCCGTGTCCGACGCGGACGGTGATccagagaaggcagaggaggcTGTCGGGGAACTCGGTATGGGCCTCGGGGGCGGGAGCATCTCGCTGGCCTTGGAGGGCGGTGAGGGAGCCTTTGCGCTGCGGTCCGGAGGCTCCTCCGGGGTATTCTTTCTTTGCGTCGAGGGGCCCCTAGACAGGGAGAGCAGAGACCTGTATGATTTGCGACTGGTGGCCACGGATGCGGGAACCCCGCCGCTGAGCACGGAGGAGACGCTGCTGCTCCGGATCGCTGACCTCAATGACCAGCCGCCTCTCTTCAGCCAGGAGCATTACCGGGCCTCAGTGTCCGAGGCCGCGGCCCCCGGCACCGCGGTAGTGTGCGTCAGCGCCTCCGATGAGGATGAGCCCGGCACAGACCACGCCCGGCTGCGCTACGCGCTGGTCCCTCTCCCAGCGCGCTGCAACCCGGAGGCTCTGAGGGCCACCGCTGAGTGTGGACCATCCTTCAGCATCGATCCTGAAATTGGTGTGATTAGCACCACCCGGAGTCTGGACCGAGAAGTCCAGGAGGCCGTAGAGCTGAGAGTGGTGGCCCAAGACCTCGGAGAGCCCCCGCTCTCTGCCACCTGCCTTGTGAGCATCACTGTGGGCGACGTGAATGACAACGAACCCATCTTCCTGAAGCAGGTGTACAACGCCACCCTTCTGGAGCATGCCCCAGTCGGACACTGCTTTCTGCAGGTGAGTGCATCAGGCCTATCGGGAGGCCTGGGAGGAGAGGATGGACGCCTGGATGGAGAGGTTGTGAGTAAGTACAAGGAAGG
Protein-coding regions in this window:
- the LOC138842688 gene encoding protocadherin-23-like, producing MSPSGRRMGEGRQQLGAPAGKRLLLPGSRGSPSGLPGGGGGARAQRFLLGLFVHAWLWAASGSSAQVFNLSLSVDEGLPPDTLVGDIRAGLPATQQQQEGGGFFLSEDSDDSPLLDDFHVHPDTGIIRTARRLDRERRDHYSFVAATLLGAVVQVEIRVNDVNDHSPRFPRDSLQLDVSELSPPGTAFRLPGAQDPDAGLFSIQGYTLVQPSDLSEDPAGPFFQLRYGAPVSPKSPPSSSPLEPLDLVLLRRLDREAVAAHELQIEAWDGGRPRRTGSLRVDLRVLDENDNPPVFEQSEYRATVREDALPGAEVCRVRATDRDLGPNGHVRYRIRSRQAPGTGGSGGTLGDAAYFAVEEMSGVVRVQRPLDCEAQAWHQLVVEARDGGAEPEVATVRVSIAVLDVNDNWPAIHLLFLTEGGAARVSEGARVGDYVARVSVSDADGDPEKAEEAVGELGMGLGGGSISLALEGGEGAFALRSGGSSGVFFLCVEGPLDRESRDLYDLRLVATDAGTPPLSTEETLLLRIADLNDQPPLFSQEHYRASVSEAAAPGTAVVCVSASDEDEPGTDHARLRYALVPLPARCNPEALRATAECGPSFSIDPEIGVISTTRSLDREVQEAVELRVVAQDLGEPPLSATCLVSITVGDVNDNEPIFLKQVYNATLLEHAPVGHCFLQVNLISAQFSFVRTIKIPNEK